Genomic segment of Candidatus Aenigmatarchaeota archaeon:
CGGCAAAGTCGCCGGACATGTTGACGTCCATTTTTCTGGCTATGTCCTTGATTTTTGATTGTACTACAAGGATTTCTACCATAAAATAACTCTAAAGGTATATTTAAAGGCATTTAAACAGCGTTTGGGGAATGCTAAAGAATATGTCTTTAGTAGGTAAATATTGATGGTACTTTATAATAGTTTATTTTTCGAGAATATCTTTCATGAAGTGCTGGGCACTAAACGCTCAATCATTCTTCGGACTACAAAGAAGACCTGCCAATATCTCCAGACGAGTGTAGATAATTGACGATAATTTAATAGTATTTACTATCTGAATATTGAATTATGGCGGAAATTAAAAAATCGCAAGCCGGGAAACCAAAAAAAGAGGACATTATCGGCTTTCTGGAAGAAACAAAGCCGGAAGTCGACAAAACCATAGAGAAGTACCTCCCAAAAAAAGTGAGCAGGAAATGGCTGGAAATGGTTTTTGGAAAGCCCCGGTACGAGTACAGCATCGAATCTGCACAGAAGTCGCTTTTAGACCCTTTATGGGACCTTCTTGAGAGGGGCGGAAAAAGATGGAGGCCTGCGTTATTCCTGCTCGTTGCCGAAGCGGTCGGTGGAGACACAAAACGGCTGAAAGACTTTGCCATAATACCGGAGATCGTCCATAATGGAACGCTTATGATTGATGATATCGAGGACATGGGCGAGCTCAGGCGGGGACTTCCATGCACTCACAAAAAATTCGGTGAAGATATTGCGATAAACGCAGGAAACTTCATGTATTATTTCCCACTTATCGTCCTGATGAGGCGAAAGAGTGAGTTCAAAAAAGACCGGGTGGTCAAAGCTTACGAGGTTTACGTGCAGGAAATGATTAATATAAGCCTGGGGCAGGGCACTGACATTTATTGGCACAGGGGACAGGCAGAAAGCATAAAGGAAGCCGAATACCTCCAGATGTGCGCCTACAAGACCGGGTGCCTGTCAAGAATGTCTGCAAAGCTTGCGGCAGCCCTTTCGGGATGCAACAGCGAAAAGATTGAAAAGCTAGGCGCATTTGCCGAAGCCATCGGAGTCGCATTCCAGGTTCAGGATGATGTGCTTGACATAGCCCTGGACGAAAAAGAGAGATTGGAGTTTGGAAAGCCGTTTGGAAACGACATAAAGGAAGGAAAAAGAACGCTGATGGTAATACACGCACTTGAAAAAGCAGACAAAAAAGACAGGGCACGGCTTTTGGAAATATTAAACAAGCACACCGATGACCTAAAGGAAAGAAAAGAAGCAATAGGCATAATCAAAAAATACGGGGGTCTGGAGCATGCAAAAGGAGTTGCAAAATTAATTGTAACTAATGCCTGGAAAGATGCAGACAAAATTCTGGAAGAAAGCCCTGCAAAGGAAAAGCTGAGGAGCTTTGCAAATTATTTGATTGAACGAAAAGTTTAGCGCTAAAGGTGTCCTTAATCCAATACTCTAAAAATATTAATCTAAATTACCACCATTATGTTACAAGAAAATTCAAACCCGGAATCACCCGATAAAGCATATATCGCCCTTATCGAAAATGCTCCACTCACCCTGTCTGACAGAATTGATACTTTATTAGTCTACTGCCAGGAAAAGCCAGCGACGGAAGTCATGATTTACAAAACAGAAGACTCTAGCCCTATTGGAAAAGCATGCCCCCTGGATGAGGGGCAAATTGAAGAAGTGGCTTCAATACTGGAAAAACTGGGATTATTTTACAAAGTGGGAGACATGCGTTCCTGGAAAAGGGGGCAGTACGGGCCTGTTGAATTCGTGGATATCGCCCTGGCCAGGGATGAAAGTACTCTTTCAAGATTCGCAAAAGCAAAAGAAAATGGCGACGAACGTGAACTTGAGCGGCTTTATGGATTTCCTGAATCCGCAATCAGCGCTTATTTAGGTGAAGTTCCTGCTTGCCGATATGAAGAAATCCTGGATTATATTGGCCCAAGCCCGCTGGCATTTTTTACAAACTATGTTTTCTCAAGGGAAAAATATGAGGAGGAAATAGAAAACACTTCAAAAAGGTGGCATGAAGCAGTTAAAAGATTAAGCCCAAAGCTTTACGAAATGATATAATTCCTATCAAGACCGAAAAAATTATCTTTAAGCTATTTTTCTAAATTTTTAAATGGACCTCCTTCCACTCATTATAACGGTAATTGGTTTGTGTATCTTCGAAACAATCAGCAGCATAGACAATGCGATAATAAATGCAGATGTGCTTTCGACAATGAAAGCAAAATACCGAAGATGGTTTCTTATATGGGGACTTCTTTTCGCGGTATTCATCATAAGAGGCGTTCTTCCCTGGCTGATTGTCTGGGCCACAAACCCCTCACTTGGGCCTGTAGGCGCTTTTATGAGCACGCTTAGCAGCGACCCCAAGGTAATTGAAACAATAGAAAGCACCGCGCCAATACTTCTCATTGCAGGTGGAACCTTCCTGGTTTTCCTTTTCTTCCACTGGCTTTTTTTGGAGCCAAAGCATTACGGACTCAAGGGCGAAAAGTATATAGGCGAGCAAGGTGTCTGGTTTTACGCGATAGTTTCACTCCTGCTGCTGGTTCTTGTATGGGAAGCCATACAGATTAACTCCTTAATGGCACTCGGAGCCGTCGCGGGGTCAACCGCATTTTTCATAACCCACGGCTTCAAGCAAAACGCCGAGGCAAGCGAGAAGAAGCTCATGCACGGCAATGCCTCAGACATAAGCAAGATACTGTATCTTGAGGTAATAGATGCCACCTTTTCCATAGACGGCGTTATCGGAGCTTTTGCCTTTACTCTCTCGGTTCCTCTAATACTAATCGGAAACGGGCTTGGCGCTTTCGTCGTAAGGGAAATGACAATAAAAAACGTAGAAAATATCAAAAAGTTCAAATACCTCAAAAATGGGGCAATGTATTCGATACTCTGCCTTGGGACAATCATGATTCTCGATAGCTTCGGCTACCACATACCTTACTGGGTTTCTCCAAGCATAACCTTCCTGGTAGTGGGCTATTTCCTGTACAAGTCCTTTTGTGAGATGAAGCCGGATAGCAAAAAGGAAACCGCAATAAAGAAAAAGAAACGCCAATCTAAAAAATAAGAGATTGAATAAAAATCATTACCGGGTCCCTCGCCTGCAAACCGGAGGCAATGAAAGCTTATGCAGGTTTGATCTTTTTCGCAGGATTATCGATTCTACCTTTTCTAAGGGTACGGCTGTCAGGCGGGAAATTTCTTTTGCGCTAAATCCCAGGGAAAGCATCTTAAGGACAGTGTCTATGCCAAAATAGCTTAGCCCTATCTCGCCCTCGTCAGTCTGCCCTTCCCAAAGCCCTGCAGAAGGAGTGCTCTGGATAATTTCTTCAGGCACGCCAATCTTCCTCGCAAGAGCAAAAAGTTCCGACTTGTAGAGGTCAGCAATCGGCTCAATGTCGGCCCCGCCGTCGCCATATTTTGTAAAGTATCCCAGCTCCATCTCCGAGCGGTTCGTAGTCCCCATGACCAAAAGCCCTCCCTGGTTTGCAAAATAATACAGTGCGCACATCCGAAGGCGCGACTGGAGGTTTCCTCTTGAAACGGGATTCCCATTTGGAAGGGCCTTAATGAAAGTTTCATAAACCCCCTCCAGCGAAAGAGTTTTTATCTCGAGCATTTCCGAAAGAAGCTTTATGCTAGGGCAGGGCTTTTCACCAAAAGGAATATAGACAAAAAAAGCTTTGTCTCCAAGTGCCTTTTTTGCTAAGAGGGCTGTTACCGCAGAGTCCACTCCGCCACTCACTCCAACAATGCAGCCCTTCGCCCCAGAGTCCGAAACTGCGCCCCGGATAAAAGAAACTATCTTTTTTTCGGGAGAGGCAGAAAGATTGCGGATTCTTGAAATTCCGCCGATGCTTTCTACAAATCTTGCAGTGGCTTTCGAGACCATATGCTTCCACTTAAGCCCCCTGGCAATTTTTGAGCGCACTTGGGTTGCCGAAAGCCCAAAGTAAAGCGGGTTTTTTATGACCCTTATTCCCGCGCCATCAAGGCAGCGCTTCGTCCAGCTGTTTCGGGTGTGAACGATAATGTTCCTGGTGCCTGCAAGGGAAATGAGCTTTTCCGACCATTGCGTATCGTCATTATAGTCGGGAATGCCAAATATGCGGAAGTCTATTATCCCCTGCTCTTCAAGCGCAATTTCAAGCATTTTTTTCCGCTGCCAAAAATCCAGTGGGTTTTCGTAAGTGCCTGACTCCTGCATTGAGCCAATAGCAATTGCAAACTCTCCGCCCGCGGAAAGCTGCTTTATTACCTCCATATGCCCCAGATGAAGCGGCTGGAACCTCCCTACAAATACAGGAAGCAGTTCTTTGGTGCGGACCATAAAATAAGAAAAAGCAAGAAAAAGAAGGCCATTCTCCGGAGCCGCTTAAAGAATCTGATCCATGCCCCGGACTAGAATTCCGGCGGCTGAATCCACCCCGCAAGAATTAATATGACCACAAGAAGGGTGTAAACCAGGGATATTGCAAGATCTTTTGACATTTCCCGCCGGTTTTCTTTTTCTCTCAGTTCTGAAAAGCCCCAGTGCATCAGGACAAAGCCAAGCACATTCGTAAGCCAGTAACCCAGAACCATTGCCGGAAGAAACAAGTCCCTGGAAAGGAAAGTAAAAGGCATGGCAAAAAGGTAGGCCAGAGGTATGTTTATGAGAAGGTCATTCCACCAGGACAGTGGAGAAAGCAGATAGCCCGCGCACATCAAAACTCCGCCGCGAATCTTCCTCTGGGACACAATATTGCTTGCACTTCCATTAAGTACCTCCTGGTGCTTAAAGGCAGATTTCAGCTTATTGCAAGTGCCCTCTGCCTATTACGAAAAGAGTCTCAAGCGAACACGGGTCTGCTAAGAAATATAGCAATGTGATGCAAATTATATCAAGGTGAAGCATTATGGTAAAATTCGACCCGGGGTCTCCAAAAACCTATTTTATGAAGACGTTACCCGAGGTTTTAAGTCAAGAAGTGCCAACACCATTCTTAATCTATGACGTAACTGGTCCAAGCCCGGAGATAACACTCAGCCCAACAATGGTTGCCAAGCATTCAAGCCCCATTGAAAGATTGTCAATGGGCCAAACATACGCTATTGTAGCCGAGGGAAATGCCAAGAGGGAATACTCCTTTGAATATATTCCAAAAGAGCGCCCAAAAGAGCAGATTTCCATAAGCACCATTATCCCAGGTCCAGCAGGAGTAACAATAACCGGCATGGCAGTGCCTGTAAAAGGCGGAAAAACAAAACCAGCCCGGCTAGTACTTGCATACGACGAAGCCAATGAACTGCTTTTTCCCAAGAAAAACTCTATTTGGGACAAACTGGGGGTTGACCACTCCTGTTACAATCTAGATTTTGACCCCTAAGACTCAATTTTAGGGCCCTTGGATTTCGAAGACTAAAGAGTTCAGTTTTGCTCTATGTCCTAGACCTAAAGCCACGGTCAGCAGAAGAAACAAAAGCAATTTTGGCTGAATTACTAATGGTGAAAATATGCGCGACAACGGTGCTGGCCATACTGTGCGTGGCGGCAAGCTTGTATGCCTGGAACTCAGGAGACCCCGACCAGTTTGTCAGGGATTACGGATACTCGACCGTAAATATGCTCTCAGGAAATTTTTACGTGCTTTTGACATCGATATTTCTCCATTCCGATTTCAGCCACCTTATCTCAAACATATTCGTGCTTACGATATTCGGGCTGACGCTTGAAGGCGAAATCGGGTGCCGGCGGTTTTTGCTCCTGTTCTTCGGGGGGGCTTTTTTCGGCGACCTTCTTTCGTCCCTCATATACAACCCGGCAGTCCCGGCAATCGGGGCTTCAGGAGGAGTTTTCGCGATAATTGCGGCAACTATGCTCATAAAGCCAATTCCAACAGACTATTATTTCCCGATGCCTCTCGGAGTTATAGCCATCGGCTACCTCATTTATGCCCTTGCAGGGCTTATTACAAACTACCCGCCAAACGTCTCCCACATCGCCCACCTTGGTGGAGCCCTTGTCGGTCTTATCTACGGCTGCCAAAGGCAGGGGCTTAAAAAGACCCTCCAGATTCTGATGGTGGTTACAGTAATCCTTCTGGCAGTGCCGATAATATGGAATTTCTGGTCCATACTCCTTGGCTTAATCACCGGCTCAATATCTCTTTCCTGATGCCCTCCAGCCCATTTAGAAAGTAAAATGCCCTGTTGGAAGATAAACTATTTATTGGTTAAATACAATATCTATTTGTTGAATTACTTATGGCTGAAGAAGTTAAATTGAAGGTAGGGGAACTAACCAACAGGGAAGAGTTCGGAAAGGGCATAGCCCGCCTTGGAACAAGTTTCATGCAAAAAATTGGTGTCCGTGAAGGGGGTTACATTCAACTTGAAGGCGCCAAAAAAACATACTCTATAGCGGTCAGGTCGTACCCGTCAGACATAGGGCTTGATGTAGTCAGGATTGATGGAATTTCGAGAAAAAACTGCAATACGGGCGTAGGGGAAACCGTTTCCGTAAAAAAGGCCAGTATCAAGGAAGCCCAAAAGATAACACTTGCGCCCGCTCAGGAAGGGATGATGATTCATGTTGACCCCGATTACATGAAACAAAACCTTTTTAAAAGGCCATTTGCAAAAGGGGATATCGTGGTGCCTAACCCTGTAAGCAAAAGAAGGCAATCCCAGGAAGACATTTTTGACGAAGACCTGCCTGAACTGTTTAAGACCATGCTTGCCCCTTTCGGTGAGATGCGGGAAATACGGCTCGACAATCTCTTCGGGGGAATGAAATTTATTGTTGTGGACGTTTCGCCCAAGGAAGGCGGCTACATAGGAGAAACTACAGAACTTGAAGTCCTTTCAAAGGCAGTCGAAATTAAGGAAGAGCAGATTCCGGAAGTTACCTATGATAATGTGGGGGGGCTTAAAGAAGAGATAAATGCAGTAAGGGAAGTAATCGAGCTTCCTATGCGCCATCCGGAATTGTTCCAGCGGCTTGGAATAAAGCCGCCCAAGGGTGTGCTTATGCATGGGCCCCCAGGGACTGGAAAGACGCTTCTTGCCAAAGCCCTTGCAAATGAAAGCGGGGCAAATTTCTATTCCATTGCAGGCCCTGAGATAATGAGCAAATATTATGGACAGTCGGAAGAAAATCTGAGGAAAAAATTCGACGAGGCGGAGAAAAACGCGCCTTCGATAATATTCATAGATGAGATTGACGCAATTGCCCCCAAGAGAGAGGAGGTGACTAACGAAGTCGAAAGGAGAGTTGTTTCGCAGCTCCTAACTATGATGGATGGGCTTAAAAGCAGGGGACAGGTGATTGTGATTGGCGCGACGAACAGGCCGGATTCGCTTGACCCTGCACTTAGAAGGCCGGGAAGATTCGACCGGGAAATTGTTATCGGAGTTCCAAACCAGGAAGGCCGGCTTGAGATTTTGCAGATACACTCCAGAAATATGCCTCTGGCTGAAGATGTAGACCTAAAAAGCATATCAGAAAAAACCTATGGCTTCGTTGGAGCTGACCTCGAGGCCCTTTGCAAGGAAGCGGCAATGCATGCCCTTAGAAGAGTCGTGCCCGACCTTTCGATGCTTAAGGGGCAGGAAACGCTGCCAAAGGAAACAATAGAAAAACTCATGGTTACGCAGAAAGATTTCGAGGATGCTATGAAAAAGGTTGAGCCCTCGGCAATGAGGGAAGTTCTTGTGGAAGTTCCAAACGTTCACTGGAGCGACATTGGTGGGCTTGAAGGCGTCAAGCAGCAGCTTGTGGAAGTGGTCGAGTGGCCTCTCAAGTACTCAGAAAAGTTTGGTCAGCTCAATATCAAGCCGCCAAGAGGGGTTCTCCTATATGGCCCTCCGGGAACTGGAAAAACTATGCTTGCAAAAGCCGTTGCAAATGAAAGCGGGGCAAACTTTATCACCGTAAAAGGACCTGAGCTTCTAAGCAAATGGGTCGGCGAAAGCGAGAAAAAGCTCAGGGAGATATTCAAGAAAGCAAAGCAGGCAGCACCCTCAGTAATCTTCTTTGATGAAATTGACGCAATGACTAAGACTAGGGGTGGCAGCTCAGCTGGAAGAAGTGACGTTGTCGACAGCATAGTCTCCCAGCTTCTGACCGAACTTAGCGGAATCGAAGAGCTTAAAGGTGTCGTCGTAATGGCTGCCACAAACAGGCCTGACCTTATAGACTCTTCTCTAATGAGGCCTGGAAGGTTTGACCGGCACATACTGGTCCCGAACCCCGACAAGGCCGCCCGGCTTCAGATACTTAAAATCCACTCGAAGGGCGTCCCTCTCGACAAGGACGTAAACCTCGAAGACATCGCTGAAAAGGCCAACGGCTACTCAGGTGCGGACTTGGAGGCGCTTGTAAGGGAAGCTGCAATACTGGTTCTTCGTGACAGCATAAAGGACAACAAAGACGTCAAAAAGGTCAGCAAAAAAGAGTTTGAAAAAGTAATGAAGACAGTCCGGCCATCAGTCCCGGAAAAGCTCAGCAAGTGGTATGAGGACTTCGAAAAAACCATTAAGACCCCGGACGAGGAAAAAAAGAAAGCTTCAACGCCGGAATATACTAATTAAATGGGATTACCCAAAGGTATACTCTTTATAGATATCTCTAGTATGGCCACCAGAAATATTGAGCCAATAAGCTTCATACGCAAAGATTACGGCGACGCAAGTCTCCTGAGAGAACTTTCCAGCCGATCCAAAACAAGTTCCCCAATGACGGTTTCCGAACTGCAGGAACAACTAAACCCTGGAGTTTTTAATGAAATTTTCGATTTTCCAGGAACTGTTATCGATGAAACAGAGAAAACAGTATATCTTCCAAGCAGGACCCTTTATGAAAAAATCTGGGATATTCAGGAAAGAGAAGATAGTCTTGGCTCAAAGGGGCTCATTGAAAAAGCTCTTTTCTATAGATATTCGCCTTTTCGCCCAATCAACTACTTGTCAAGAAAAATAATTGAAAAGGGTGAGAAAAGCATTCCTGTCAACATAACACTCGAGGAAATATCCAAATCGCACAGAAAAGATAATTTGATTATGAATGGAACCATAGTTCCCGTAGCAGCCCCTGCCCTCTACATTCCCTATGACCCACTCTGCGGTGCAATGGCACTCTGCCTTTCAAGCGCAATAGGAAAGCTATTCTTTTGCTATTTTGTTGCAAGAGATGCGACACTTAAGGCACGGGAGAGCAAGTACCTTGCAGAGGAGGTTACAGACAGGTTTGGTGATTATATTGTAGCAAGGTATAACTGGCGGTTTCAAAAAAACGAAACTCCCAATCACAACAGAGAGTCAGAATTTTCTTACGATTAAAGAAATGGATTCTATCAAAATACCCTCTACTTATGCGCCTGTTTTTGTGAAGGCAAGGTCTGCTTTCTCTGGTTCTCCTGGTCAATATGCTCCATCAGCCGCTGCATCCTCACAACAAACCTTGAGGTCTTCTCGGAGAAATCATCGATGTCCCCCCAGTGGAGGCCGGACTCTCCATGCTCATATTTCTTCCAGTATGCAAAAACATCCTGGACATACTTTACATATTCCTGCTCAAGAAGGCCCTTGTCAACAAAATGCACCTGAAGGCCTTCGGCAAGCTTTTTTGGAATCGG
This window contains:
- a CDS encoding polyprenyl synthetase family protein; the protein is MAEIKKSQAGKPKKEDIIGFLEETKPEVDKTIEKYLPKKVSRKWLEMVFGKPRYEYSIESAQKSLLDPLWDLLERGGKRWRPALFLLVAEAVGGDTKRLKDFAIIPEIVHNGTLMIDDIEDMGELRRGLPCTHKKFGEDIAINAGNFMYYFPLIVLMRRKSEFKKDRVVKAYEVYVQEMINISLGQGTDIYWHRGQAESIKEAEYLQMCAYKTGCLSRMSAKLAAALSGCNSEKIEKLGAFAEAIGVAFQVQDDVLDIALDEKERLEFGKPFGNDIKEGKRTLMVIHALEKADKKDRARLLEILNKHTDDLKERKEAIGIIKKYGGLEHAKGVAKLIVTNAWKDADKILEESPAKEKLRSFANYLIERKV
- a CDS encoding DUF475 domain-containing protein, translating into MDLLPLIITVIGLCIFETISSIDNAIINADVLSTMKAKYRRWFLIWGLLFAVFIIRGVLPWLIVWATNPSLGPVGAFMSTLSSDPKVIETIESTAPILLIAGGTFLVFLFFHWLFLEPKHYGLKGEKYIGEQGVWFYAIVSLLLLVLVWEAIQINSLMALGAVAGSTAFFITHGFKQNAEASEKKLMHGNASDISKILYLEVIDATFSIDGVIGAFAFTLSVPLILIGNGLGAFVVREMTIKNVENIKKFKYLKNGAMYSILCLGTIMILDSFGYHIPYWVSPSITFLVVGYFLYKSFCEMKPDSKKETAIKKKKRQSKK
- the nadE gene encoding NAD(+) synthase; amino-acid sequence: MVRTKELLPVFVGRFQPLHLGHMEVIKQLSAGGEFAIAIGSMQESGTYENPLDFWQRKKMLEIALEEQGIIDFRIFGIPDYNDDTQWSEKLISLAGTRNIIVHTRNSWTKRCLDGAGIRVIKNPLYFGLSATQVRSKIARGLKWKHMVSKATARFVESIGGISRIRNLSASPEKKIVSFIRGAVSDSGAKGCIVGVSGGVDSAVTALLAKKALGDKAFFVYIPFGEKPCPSIKLLSEMLEIKTLSLEGVYETFIKALPNGNPVSRGNLQSRLRMCALYYFANQGGLLVMGTTNRSEMELGYFTKYGDGGADIEPIADLYKSELFALARKIGVPEEIIQSTPSAGLWEGQTDEGEIGLSYFGIDTVLKMLSLGFSAKEISRLTAVPLEKVESIILRKRSNLHKLSLPPVCRRGTR
- a CDS encoding rhomboid family intramembrane serine protease, yielding MVKICATTVLAILCVAASLYAWNSGDPDQFVRDYGYSTVNMLSGNFYVLLTSIFLHSDFSHLISNIFVLTIFGLTLEGEIGCRRFLLLFFGGAFFGDLLSSLIYNPAVPAIGASGGVFAIIAATMLIKPIPTDYYFPMPLGVIAIGYLIYALAGLITNYPPNVSHIAHLGGALVGLIYGCQRQGLKKTLQILMVVTVILLAVPIIWNFWSILLGLITGSISLS
- a CDS encoding CDC48 family AAA ATPase; this translates as MAEEVKLKVGELTNREEFGKGIARLGTSFMQKIGVREGGYIQLEGAKKTYSIAVRSYPSDIGLDVVRIDGISRKNCNTGVGETVSVKKASIKEAQKITLAPAQEGMMIHVDPDYMKQNLFKRPFAKGDIVVPNPVSKRRQSQEDIFDEDLPELFKTMLAPFGEMREIRLDNLFGGMKFIVVDVSPKEGGYIGETTELEVLSKAVEIKEEQIPEVTYDNVGGLKEEINAVREVIELPMRHPELFQRLGIKPPKGVLMHGPPGTGKTLLAKALANESGANFYSIAGPEIMSKYYGQSEENLRKKFDEAEKNAPSIIFIDEIDAIAPKREEVTNEVERRVVSQLLTMMDGLKSRGQVIVIGATNRPDSLDPALRRPGRFDREIVIGVPNQEGRLEILQIHSRNMPLAEDVDLKSISEKTYGFVGADLEALCKEAAMHALRRVVPDLSMLKGQETLPKETIEKLMVTQKDFEDAMKKVEPSAMREVLVEVPNVHWSDIGGLEGVKQQLVEVVEWPLKYSEKFGQLNIKPPRGVLLYGPPGTGKTMLAKAVANESGANFITVKGPELLSKWVGESEKKLREIFKKAKQAAPSVIFFDEIDAMTKTRGGSSAGRSDVVDSIVSQLLTELSGIEELKGVVVMAATNRPDLIDSSLMRPGRFDRHILVPNPDKAARLQILKIHSKGVPLDKDVNLEDIAEKANGYSGADLEALVREAAILVLRDSIKDNKDVKKVSKKEFEKVMKTVRPSVPEKLSKWYEDFEKTIKTPDEEKKKASTPEYTN